Proteins encoded together in one Bombus affinis isolate iyBomAffi1 chromosome 2, iyBomAffi1.2, whole genome shotgun sequence window:
- the LOC126923917 gene encoding elongation of very long chain fatty acids protein 6-like, with amino-acid sequence MVDKFNHVALTVPNYSYTFNFEKNFVYSDALTTITNHYPNCFYYSAIYVILIFTGKYYMSSRPKLELRGALALWNILLAVFSIFGFLRMSSEMYHVLSYYGFYHSVCVPSFLTQDPVTAFWSLLFILSKIVEFGDTAFIVLRKQPLMFLHWYHHITVFLYAWLCFIETTAYARWNAVVNFFVHSWMYSYYALKATRFDPPKWIAMMITTLQTVQMIWGCFVTIMAYSYVKSGQVECHVKLQNAKIGLLIYLSYFILFGRFFKQAYMSNKHGKKVGRKSDTNDKLIKVN; translated from the exons ATGGTAGACAAATTTAATCACGTGGCGCTAACCGTACCTAATTACTCGTATACCTTCAATTTTGAGAAAAACTTTGTTTACTCGGATGCTCTTACGACAATTACGAACCATTATCCGAACTGTTTCTACTATTCTGCCATTTATGTCATCCTAATTTTTACTGGAAAGTATTACATGTCAAGTAGGCCGAAATTGGAACTGAGAGGTGCGCTTGCCTTATGGAATATATTACTTGCGGTATTTTCCATTTTTGGATTTCTTAGAATGTCGTCGGAAATGTATCACGTATTAAGCTATTATGGGTTCTACCATAGTGTTTGTGTACCTAG CTTCCTTACGCAAGATCCCGTTACTGCATTTTGGTCACTGTTGTTCATCCTATCAAAGATCGTGGAGTTCGGCGACACAGCTTTTATTGTACTACGAAAACAGCCGTTGATGTTTCTACATTGGTACCACCATATAACAGTCTTTCTTTACGCATGGCTATGTTTTATAGAGACTACAGCATACGCCAGATGGAACGCTGTAGTAAACTTTTTCGTTCACTCCTGGATGTATTCTTATTATGCTCTGAAAGCAACGCGCTTCGATCCACCAAAATGGATCGCCATGATGATCACTACGTTACAGACAGTACAAATGATTTGGGGTTGCTTCGTAACTATTATGGCTTACAGCTATGTAAAAAGCGGCCAAGTCGAATGCCACGTTAAGCTCCAAAACGCGAAAATTGGTCTGCTGATATACTTGAGCTATTTCATTCTCTTCGGCAGATTCTTCAAACAGGCTTACATGTCTAACAAACATGGAAAGAAAGTCGGAAGGAAGAGTGATACTAATGACAAGCTCATCAAGGTTAATTGA
- the LOC126923892 gene encoding uncharacterized protein LOC126923892 isoform X2 has translation MQCRRDKIDVCFRFFQAMDLQRNTAARLVDICAYIKCNNSRLRGNHLYCFPKENNPLRKEWISRVGNPALQYYASSTIRRMGICAEHFSPEMFKPNRTQNISRRKMLKMDAVPQPPKNILENKEKKEEDVHERQLVREDKEKGNEEGGKGDEQQHNYQQQQQQNTRKEEVAEEEEEEEKELCVNKPVLNYTRVPFTFCDNEDTMQWLMIEPEMTNYNVQIENSQNKTFCEMKLENECVQLMKENRDLKAQLKYLKRKVKRIKTSRDHFYNKLRKVETVDEFLDRHGCKSNVVRTFIKLQLKGENLSYTTEEQDLAKMIFYNSASVYNKLRISGCHLPAESTIRRWV, from the exons ATGCAATGCCGTCGTGACAAAATTGATG TTTGTTTTAGGTTTTTTCAGGCTATGGATTTGCAGAGGAACACAGCAGCTAGATTAGTGGATATTTGCGCCTACATAAAATGTAACAACAGTCGACTTCGAGGAAATCATCTTTATTGCTTTCCGAAAGAAAACAATCCGCTTCGTAAAGAATGGATTTCAAGAGTTG GCAATCCAGCTCTACAATATTATGCTAGCTCTACCATAAGAAGAATGGGTATCTGTGCTGAACATTTCTCACCCGAAATGTTTAAACCAAACCGTACACAAAATATCAGTAGAAGGAAAATGTTGAAAATGGATGCTGTACCTCAACCACcaaaaaatatattagaaaataaagaaaaaaaagaagaggatgTACATGAAAGACAGCTGGTGAGAGAAGACAAGGAAAAAGGGAATGAAGAAGGAGGAAAAGGAGACGAACAACAACACAactatcaacaacagcaacaacaaaacacaagaaaagaagaagtagcagaagaagaagaagaagaagaaaaagaattatgTGTTAATAAACCAGTGCTGAATTATACAAGAGTGCCATTTACATTTTGTGACAATGAGGATACAATGCAATGGCTAATGATTGAACCAGAAATGACAAACTACAATGTACAAattgaaaattctcaaaataaaacattttgtgaaatgaaattggaaaatgAATGTGTTCAGCTCATGAAAGAGAATAGAGATTTAAAAGCACAATTGAAATATCTGAAACGAAAAGTCAAACGAATCAAAACCTCTAGAGATCATTTTTATAACAAGTTGCGCAAAGTAGAGACTGTGGATGAATTTTTAGATAGACATGGGTGCAAAAGCAATGTCGTAAGGACTTTCATTAAGTTGCAACTGAAAGGTGAAAATTTGTCATATACAACCGAAGAACAAGATTTAGcaaaaatgatattttacaaTTCTGCATCTGTTTATAATAAGCTAAGGATAAGTGGATGTCATTTACCAGCTGAGAGCACAATACGGAGGTGGGTCTGA
- the LOC126923892 gene encoding uncharacterized protein LOC126923892 isoform X3, with product MDLQRNTAARLVDICAYIKCNNSRLRGNHLYCFPKENNPLRKEWISRVGNPALQYYASSTIRRMGICAEHFSPEMFKPNRTQNISRRKMLKMDAVPQPPKNILENKEKKEEDVHERQLVREDKEKGNEEGGKGDEQQHNYQQQQQQNTRKEEVAEEEEEEEKELCVNKPVLNYTRVPFTFCDNEDTMQWLMIEPEMTNYNVQIENSQNKTFCEMKLENECVQLMKENRDLKAQLKYLKRKVKRIKTSRDHFYNKLRKVETVDEFLDRHGCKSNVVRTFIKLQLKGENLSYTTEEQDLAKMIFYNSASVYNKLRISGCHLPAESTIRRWV from the exons ATGGATTTGCAGAGGAACACAGCAGCTAGATTAGTGGATATTTGCGCCTACATAAAATGTAACAACAGTCGACTTCGAGGAAATCATCTTTATTGCTTTCCGAAAGAAAACAATCCGCTTCGTAAAGAATGGATTTCAAGAGTTG GCAATCCAGCTCTACAATATTATGCTAGCTCTACCATAAGAAGAATGGGTATCTGTGCTGAACATTTCTCACCCGAAATGTTTAAACCAAACCGTACACAAAATATCAGTAGAAGGAAAATGTTGAAAATGGATGCTGTACCTCAACCACcaaaaaatatattagaaaataaagaaaaaaaagaagaggatgTACATGAAAGACAGCTGGTGAGAGAAGACAAGGAAAAAGGGAATGAAGAAGGAGGAAAAGGAGACGAACAACAACACAactatcaacaacagcaacaacaaaacacaagaaaagaagaagtagcagaagaagaagaagaagaagaaaaagaattatgTGTTAATAAACCAGTGCTGAATTATACAAGAGTGCCATTTACATTTTGTGACAATGAGGATACAATGCAATGGCTAATGATTGAACCAGAAATGACAAACTACAATGTACAAattgaaaattctcaaaataaaacattttgtgaaatgaaattggaaaatgAATGTGTTCAGCTCATGAAAGAGAATAGAGATTTAAAAGCACAATTGAAATATCTGAAACGAAAAGTCAAACGAATCAAAACCTCTAGAGATCATTTTTATAACAAGTTGCGCAAAGTAGAGACTGTGGATGAATTTTTAGATAGACATGGGTGCAAAAGCAATGTCGTAAGGACTTTCATTAAGTTGCAACTGAAAGGTGAAAATTTGTCATATACAACCGAAGAACAAGATTTAGcaaaaatgatattttacaaTTCTGCATCTGTTTATAATAAGCTAAGGATAAGTGGATGTCATTTACCAGCTGAGAGCACAATACGGAGGTGGGTCTGA
- the LOC126923892 gene encoding uncharacterized protein LOC126923892 isoform X1 — MAIALSKPTLSKPKVSYTGLVVKVCFRFFQAMDLQRNTAARLVDICAYIKCNNSRLRGNHLYCFPKENNPLRKEWISRVGNPALQYYASSTIRRMGICAEHFSPEMFKPNRTQNISRRKMLKMDAVPQPPKNILENKEKKEEDVHERQLVREDKEKGNEEGGKGDEQQHNYQQQQQQNTRKEEVAEEEEEEEKELCVNKPVLNYTRVPFTFCDNEDTMQWLMIEPEMTNYNVQIENSQNKTFCEMKLENECVQLMKENRDLKAQLKYLKRKVKRIKTSRDHFYNKLRKVETVDEFLDRHGCKSNVVRTFIKLQLKGENLSYTTEEQDLAKMIFYNSASVYNKLRISGCHLPAESTIRRWV; from the exons ATGGCTATCGCGTTAAGTAAGCCAACGTTAAGTAAACCTAAAGTAAGCTATACTGGCCTAGTGGTTAAAG TTTGTTTTAGGTTTTTTCAGGCTATGGATTTGCAGAGGAACACAGCAGCTAGATTAGTGGATATTTGCGCCTACATAAAATGTAACAACAGTCGACTTCGAGGAAATCATCTTTATTGCTTTCCGAAAGAAAACAATCCGCTTCGTAAAGAATGGATTTCAAGAGTTG GCAATCCAGCTCTACAATATTATGCTAGCTCTACCATAAGAAGAATGGGTATCTGTGCTGAACATTTCTCACCCGAAATGTTTAAACCAAACCGTACACAAAATATCAGTAGAAGGAAAATGTTGAAAATGGATGCTGTACCTCAACCACcaaaaaatatattagaaaataaagaaaaaaaagaagaggatgTACATGAAAGACAGCTGGTGAGAGAAGACAAGGAAAAAGGGAATGAAGAAGGAGGAAAAGGAGACGAACAACAACACAactatcaacaacagcaacaacaaaacacaagaaaagaagaagtagcagaagaagaagaagaagaagaaaaagaattatgTGTTAATAAACCAGTGCTGAATTATACAAGAGTGCCATTTACATTTTGTGACAATGAGGATACAATGCAATGGCTAATGATTGAACCAGAAATGACAAACTACAATGTACAAattgaaaattctcaaaataaaacattttgtgaaatgaaattggaaaatgAATGTGTTCAGCTCATGAAAGAGAATAGAGATTTAAAAGCACAATTGAAATATCTGAAACGAAAAGTCAAACGAATCAAAACCTCTAGAGATCATTTTTATAACAAGTTGCGCAAAGTAGAGACTGTGGATGAATTTTTAGATAGACATGGGTGCAAAAGCAATGTCGTAAGGACTTTCATTAAGTTGCAACTGAAAGGTGAAAATTTGTCATATACAACCGAAGAACAAGATTTAGcaaaaatgatattttacaaTTCTGCATCTGTTTATAATAAGCTAAGGATAAGTGGATGTCATTTACCAGCTGAGAGCACAATACGGAGGTGGGTCTGA